The Williamwhitmania sp. nucleotide sequence GCTTGGGGGATTTTAGTATATCTATCTTTTTGAAATGGGGTGAGAGGTAGAGCTGAAGCGCGTATAGGAGCTCCTCGTTGTCGTCAACAATTAAAATCGTTCCCTGAGGTAGAGGCATGGTTGCTAGTCTTTGTTCACACTTCAAATTTCGTCATAATGTCGTTTTTTTCCACACGCACTGTTGGAAATCCCGACATAAATTTAAATGATTATTTGTAATTGTCTGCTAATAAGTTTTATGCATATGTGGCACGCTCTTGGCTATTTTTAATGTAATAGTGTTCCATTTAGGAACTAATAACCTATTTCAATATCTTTAACTTATTATCGTTTGCTATGGTTTGGTTTAATATTAGGCTTACGCTTAGAAGTTTACGAAGGAACCTGCTCTATTCGTTAATTACCATTTTGGGGTTGGCTGTTGGCATGGCTGCCACCATTCTCCTCTTCATTTACGTGCAGCACGAGTTTAGCTACGACAGGTTCAATACGCGTGCACCTCGCATATATCGAATGATATCCATTCTTGGGCAGGATAAGTCGTGGACGATGCCCATTTGCACCCGGTTTAGAGATTCAACTTTTGCAAATCAAATCCCGGAAGTTGACCAGGTGGTGCAGTTCTATGCCGGTGGACCAACGGAGGTGGTGATAAACAACCAGCGCTTCAAGAATCTCGATTTACTATTCACCGATCCAAATATTGCAAAGGTGTTTACGTTGAGTTTTCTGGATGGGAATTCGGAAACAGCCCTAACCGATCCCTCGTCGATGGTGGTTACCGATGTGATTGCTCAAAAGCTATTCGGAACCGCAAATGTCGTTGGGAAAACGCTCACGATGGATAACAAGGTATATACCATCTCTGCAGTAATTAGGGCACTACCATCCACCTCTCACTTTTCCATCGAGTTGCTTGTTCCAATTAATAGTTTGCCATTTATAAATCAACTTGGAGGGTTAGAGTTTAACACCTATATATTATTCAAGAAAGAAGCCAACATTCAAGAAGGCATAAAAAAGTGTGACTCACTTTATGCAAAGCAGCTGACAGATGGATTTAAGGAGAGCGGTTATACAACGGGCTGTTTCATGCAGAAGTTGATCGATATTCATCTCCATTCAAATTTCTATTCACGGCTTGAGCAGCCAGGAAGCATCAGCAGAGTGTATGTTTACATTGTGTTGGCGCTACTCATTCTATCCATTGCAATCATTAACTTCATCAACCTGCTTACCGTTCAGTATGAGGGGAAGACTAAAGATATTGGAGTTCAAAAGGCGTTGGGTGCCTCTAGAATGGCAATTGTGAAGCAGTTTATGGGGAAGTCGCTCACCTTTTCGTTTATAGCATTAATTATTGCGGCCATTATGGTTGAGTTTACTATTTCGGGTTTTGGGGCGTTAGTAAATAGTAACCTGATAGTAAGCTATACCGGTAACCCTTGGCTGATATTGCTCCTGCCGGCTTTGGCAGCGATGGTTGGAATTGTTTCCGGTATTTACCCTGCCTTCTACCTTTCTCGATTTTCTACAATTAAGGTGCTTAAGGGAGCGGTAAATCGTTCGCGCGGAACAAACCAATTTACAAGAACACTGGTGGTATTTCAATTTGCCGTTGCCATTGCCTTGATTAGCTGTATCACCGTAATCTACATGCAAATTTCCTTTATGAAATCGGTTGACCTTGGCTTTCATCCGGCCAATGTGGTGGGGGTAAGCAATCTAAACCGAAAGTTGATACGCTCATATCCGGCAATCAAGGATGCTCTTTTGAAGATACCGGAAATTACCACGGTTAGCGCTGCCGATCATTTCCCCGGGGGGGGAGCAAGTGGTGAAGGAATTCGCGTCGTAGGCGCCGATGCTGACCTTTCGATCAACAGCTACCGCGTGCAGCCCGACTACTTTAAGGTCCTTCAGATACATTTTCTGATTGGACGACCCTTTCAGCAGAGTGCTTCTGCCGATTCCAACGCCATTATCTTAAATGAGGTGGCCGTTCGCAAGCTGGGCATCACCAATCCACTAACTACCGATATTCTTTATGATGGCGAACGTGTAAATATAGTGGGAGTGGTGAAGAATTTTAATTACGCTTCGTTAAAGGAACCCATTGAACCGTTAGCTTTTACTCACAATTCCTTTGGGCTTAACTTTTTCTTGGTAAGGATTGCTAACGGCCAGTTGAAA carries:
- a CDS encoding ABC transporter permease, whose amino-acid sequence is MVWFNIRLTLRSLRRNLLYSLITILGLAVGMAATILLFIYVQHEFSYDRFNTRAPRIYRMISILGQDKSWTMPICTRFRDSTFANQIPEVDQVVQFYAGGPTEVVINNQRFKNLDLLFTDPNIAKVFTLSFLDGNSETALTDPSSMVVTDVIAQKLFGTANVVGKTLTMDNKVYTISAVIRALPSTSHFSIELLVPINSLPFINQLGGLEFNTYILFKKEANIQEGIKKCDSLYAKQLTDGFKESGYTTGCFMQKLIDIHLHSNFYSRLEQPGSISRVYVYIVLALLILSIAIINFINLLTVQYEGKTKDIGVQKALGASRMAIVKQFMGKSLTFSFIALIIAAIMVEFTISGFGALVNSNLIVSYTGNPWLILLLPALAAMVGIVSGIYPAFYLSRFSTIKVLKGAVNRSRGTNQFTRTLVVFQFAVAIALISCITVIYMQISFMKSVDLGFHPANVVGVSNLNRKLIRSYPAIKDALLKIPEITTVSAADHFPGGGASGEGIRVVGADADLSINSYRVQPDYFKVLQIHFLIGRPFQQSASADSNAIILNEVAVRKLGITNPLTTDILYDGERVNIVGVVKNFNYASLKEPIEPLAFTHNSFGLNFFLVRIANGQLKDGIKAIEKVLKQFDPGYDMEYKLVDDFCRNRYNSEEQTVELTTYASLLTLLLALLGLYALTMFIVNKRTKEIGIRKVMGSTRIQVVAMLIGIFVKWITVAFIISTPVAYYIMQRWLQNYAYHISLSIWPFLMAGLVALLIAVLTVGRQAFKASSRNPIEALRYE